The Acipenser ruthenus chromosome 28, fAciRut3.2 maternal haplotype, whole genome shotgun sequence sequence GAAATGTCTGCATTTCCAAAATGTattaacacaagaaaaaaaaaaagcatttcattgtccctcttaaaaaatatatatatcacccACCCTGCAATTGCACTTAAATCTATTATAATTTACTCCATGCCATTATGCATCACGTCACAGCACCAGGAATGATTGGATTGTGCATACTGCAAACTCCCTTTGAAACCCACGCCTTTTATTCTTATGTCTGTTTAATCGGAAAGTTCAAACAGTAATGGTGAAATGAGCTGCAGACTATGCAGTAGAGGTGTACCCACCCCGCCCCACCCCGCTCGATTGTTAGAGGCACAACAATCAAAAACAGTTCCCTGCTCACCCCAGTGCTTCTAAACAGCAAAAGTATAAAACAGCCAGTCGTATTGGTAGACTCGTCGACAAAGGTTTTGAATAATTTTCGTTTGCTGCTTGTGTTTTGGGTCGGTAACCGGTCTATCACATTCAGATTCTGGCTGGTTATAAACCTGAaagatctgtttaaaaaaataaatataaatacaattacaaaaaaataaaatcactaattcACTGGTtctaactgtaaaaaaaaaaaaaaaaaaaaaaaaacatatataaagttTAACATTTCATTTGCAGTACCGgtatttacacaaaacaacatagatatatatatagctttttttttttttcattgacacAGGTTTAAATGTTAATTTCTGCTTTTTGACTCGACTCCATAGCCAATGCACCTTGGGAACTACAAATTCAAGAATTCTTCAGATTTTGGTGAAATAACTCCCTCCTTGGTAACCATAACAACCTTAGAATGTGTGCTCTAGTTTAGTTTCCACATAGCCCTGCTGAAACAGATGCTGTAGGCACTAGAGTTGGCAAGGTAGTTTGTGAGCACTGAAGGAATAACTGAGTGGATTTTAATGTGTGTGGGAATATATATTCAACCAGCAGGGGTCACTAACATGCAATGGGAAAGCCAGTTCTAGAGGGCGTAGGGGAGCTCCCAATACTTCTCGTTTTTAAGTGTGCTACAACCATGTCGCCTGCAAGACTAACATGGTACCATTTAATTCTGCTTACACTTCCCACAGTGTTTTAGGACCAACTTCCGATGTGTATGATTGACAAGGCCAAAAGGCCTGGCAACAGAAACAGcgtttgtgagagagagagttcaGGGCACCCATATATAGTCTTtaatttaaaatttttttttttacataacccAAAAAGGACCATCCCAATCTACGGGTGTTATTTGAAATTCGGCGTCCTGGCTCGGCACGTTTCGGTATTCATTTCCGCGGCAGGTTTTGCGTTCAGTTCGCGTAAAACCCGTAATAGCCAGCATCGCTGCTGTCCTTCTCACAGGCCTCTCCTGCGCGGGTTGGGGGAGAGCTCTCTGTGCTTGAGGCGTACGGAGACACCCTCCTCTTCTTGCTCTCCGCCCCTTCGTACAGCCCCGAATCGGCTGAGTCTACGGACTTCACCGAGGGGGGCTCCAACCAGGAGGAATCTTCCCCTCCGGCCTCCTTCGCCTTGTCCTGCTGTGGGAGGGCAGCAGGGAGAGAGGGCTGGCCCTGCTGGAGCTCCGGGACCACGGAGGTATGAGGTCGGGGGTCCGCTGGCGCCGGTCTGAACCAACTGAGCCCGGGCCCgggtttgtggtggtggtggtggtactGGGAAGTGGCCCGACTGGAACCCCAGGCCCCCGAAGCCGGGGTCGACCCAAAAGGATGCTCCGGGTAGTAACCCAGGGGGTGGTGCGCGGAGGTCTGGATGGGGAAGGGTTTGTAGGAGACGAAGGCGTTAGCGGCATAGTCGGATTCGTAGGAGCTGAAGTCCAGCCGGTTCGCCGTGGTGGGCGTCTGCTGCCCTGGGAGGTACCAGCGGCTGTGTGGACTGCTGCTGCCGACACCAGGCTCCTTGGCTTGCCCGGGGAGACCCGCGGTTGCCCGATCGAGGCTGTAGTATCGGCTCTGTTGGAGGGGGCTCAGGTAGGGTTCGGACAGGTACGGCTGGGGGTAGCGCCCACTGGACAGGAGCTGCTGGCAGCTGGAGGCCTCCTGAGGGGAGGGGGTTAGCCGGTCACTCTCAACGTGTGTGTACATCCTGGGAGACACAAGGAGCATGCAGTTGGAACTGGATTAATACTCTTGGCTAAATCACTCTCTAAAAatacagctctggtcaaaagttttgcatcacactatagaacgaatgaattttgtttcacaaagtcgaatgaaacctgctgaataatgttaccttaacatattgaattacataccactttgtagttgtagttatacttaacgaaaaaaaaactgagaaaaattgaaatatgtaacatttgaaaatctaacatgaaatactactgtactactattacggcttctgAGAGACTTTTCCAATCTCATTTTCTCATTTTGCTTatatgatgttgaataaaagatctaaattatgttcctatgtttttttttttagtttttaaatgatgtctcaatcctaaaactgtaggtgatgcaaaacttttgacaatAGTCGTAGATATTTCATGCTATTTCACAACTGTGTTGTGTCCCGTTCcctaaataataatcttattctATTATTTTGGTGTCCTTCAATAGATTACGTTTACTCACGACTCAAAGTTGTCCCGGAATCCTTTAGCAAAGGGGTTGTGGTCGATTTTCAACTGTGTGATCTGTTTAACAAAAACAAGGGGAAACTGAGAATTAATATCGTgtgctatattaaaaacaagtACAAATATAGTATTAACAGAACATAATTAtgactagtaaaaaaaaaaaaaaaaatctggtctttttgttatattttttcctTATAAATTTAGTGTCTATTTATCATACTCCCTAATTTgttccccaatttagaatgtacaattttttccccctcaccgcagcagttccccacacagctcagggagaactgaaggttcagtgggtgccctgcacaccacgcggccgtgcctttaccaggggagtcACTCctggacccctgcgctcccctgactgtgtgactccccctgcacaccacgcggccatgcctttaccaggggagtcactctgggacccctgcgctcccctgactgcgcgactccccctgcacaccacgcggccgtgcctttaccaggagagtcACTTTTCTAATCAGATCTTTGCATAGCACCCTGCAGTATTCTGCTATCACAGATCCAGAATCCAGAGAGATGCACTCACGTCTGCGTTCTGGTAGGCAGTGACAGCGATGAACTGGGTCTCCGGGAAGCAGAAGGTCTGGGTCTTGCAAGTCATGTGTGGCTCCTCGGTGCCGTCCTCCTTCACTTCCACAATGTGCAGTCGAGGCTGGTACTTGTGTAGAGACTGCAGCACGATCATCtgagcagagagagggagggagggatagagggagacagATAGGGGGCGAGAGAAAGGGAGAGATTGCTGTAACCAGACTCTAACCTAGACAGGGTAAGTTGgagatttgttttttgtctttaaaTCTTTAACAAAAGTGTGCAAGCCGGCAAAGAAAAATctgcttgatttcttttttttaatttttaatttttattttgggtCAGGGCATTGTAACCGAAAACAGTCTAAATGGTTgtcattgaagtttcttttacTGTGTTTAGCGCTACTGGGCGTGTGTGAGTGCTGAGTGTGTGTTACTGTTTGGGTGTtgattgtgtgtgtcagtgtatatcagtgtgtgtttgtatgctGCTTCTCTTACCTGCCCTGTGTTGTTGGAGCCTCCCTTGTTGTTGGTCAGTTTGAGTTTCCCGAAGGAGATCTCCTGCCT is a genomic window containing:
- the LOC117434601 gene encoding eomesodermin-like produces the protein MGGLGANLGSTFYLSMFNGTEAISFGKESETTSHHHHHHHHHSKDLSELKMGIQDARFFYQDSSPTGQEHSSLPYSQTLTGVGGQSGRFFTSAALNNCPYNPIRSPSGGGGGQVYTNPGSDVFASAGGEIYPPNREGYSSSPFHHGYPRAPLYPLPGLQVCGTTQAVLNNYPLWAKFHKYQTEMIITKQGRRMFPFLSFNITALDPASHYNVYVDVVLADQHHWRYQGGKWVQCGKAEGNMPGNRSYMHPDSPNSGAHWMRQEISFGKLKLTNNKGGSNNTGQMIVLQSLHKYQPRLHIVEVKEDGTEEPHMTCKTQTFCFPETQFIAVTAYQNADITQLKIDHNPFAKGFRDNFESMYTHVESDRLTPSPQEASSCQQLLSSGRYPQPYLSEPYLSPLQQSRYYSLDRATAGLPGQAKEPGVGSSSPHSRWYLPGQQTPTTANRLDFSSYESDYAANAFVSYKPFPIQTSAHHPLGYYPEHPFGSTPASGAWGSSRATSQYHHHHHKPGPGLSWFRPAPADPRPHTSVVPELQQGQPSLPAALPQQDKAKEAGGEDSSWLEPPSVKSVDSADSGLYEGAESKKRRVSPYASSTESSPPTRAGEACEKDSSDAGYYGFYAN